The following proteins are co-located in the Lacticaseibacillus paracasei subsp. paracasei genome:
- a CDS encoding 1,4-dihydroxy-2-naphthoate polyprenyltransferase, whose translation MSLSVFLELVEIKAKTASVFPFLLGTLFAWYHYHTLHIAELLVFFVAMLLFNMAVDANDNYQDYKRSERTAALRFREKTNIIGVHHLNSSMIGWMVVGMMVTSGVLGLWMVSRTGWPLLVMGLFSFAVGYGYAGGPRPISATPYGEFFSGFTMGFVIFLIAVYVNVFNVAAFSWPLIGSVYLASGLAQCTIAALLLANNIADQEEDETLKRRTIVHYLGRSRSIIFFYGLYTVGFLMLIAAVVLGLLPKLTLLTLITVPIVVKNARGFAVNPVKKLTFPNAIKNLFITTLAQVIFLALGVFLNI comes from the coding sequence ATGTCTTTATCTGTTTTTCTTGAGTTGGTTGAGATCAAGGCCAAAACGGCTTCAGTTTTTCCGTTTTTATTAGGCACATTGTTTGCCTGGTATCATTATCATACGTTACATATCGCTGAATTACTGGTTTTCTTCGTGGCCATGTTGCTGTTTAACATGGCGGTTGACGCGAACGATAATTATCAAGATTACAAACGATCAGAGCGCACAGCAGCGTTGCGTTTTCGCGAGAAGACTAACATTATTGGGGTTCATCATCTCAACTCGAGCATGATTGGGTGGATGGTTGTCGGTATGATGGTAACCAGCGGTGTGTTGGGCCTCTGGATGGTGAGCCGGACGGGGTGGCCCTTGCTGGTGATGGGATTGTTTAGCTTTGCAGTCGGCTATGGTTATGCTGGCGGTCCGCGACCAATTTCGGCCACGCCGTATGGGGAATTTTTCTCAGGATTTACGATGGGTTTCGTGATTTTCCTAATTGCCGTTTATGTCAACGTCTTTAATGTTGCCGCCTTCTCATGGCCGTTGATCGGATCGGTTTATCTTGCCAGTGGATTGGCACAGTGTACGATTGCGGCCTTGTTGCTGGCCAATAATATTGCCGATCAAGAAGAGGACGAAACGCTCAAGCGCCGAACGATTGTGCATTATCTTGGCCGTTCTCGCAGCATCATCTTCTTCTATGGATTATATACGGTTGGCTTTTTGATGCTGATTGCCGCGGTTGTGCTGGGGTTACTGCCAAAATTAACCTTGCTAACGCTGATTACCGTGCCCATTGTGGTGAAGAACGCGCGCGGTTTTGCCGTCAATCCGGTTAAAAAACTGACTTTTCCGAATGCCATCAAGAATCTTTTTATCACGACGTTGGCCCAGGTTATCTTTCTCGCATTAGGCGTCTTCTTGAATATCTGA
- a CDS encoding polyprenyl synthetase family protein: protein MIHPLWHRFPMVYQQLEQIQQRLEHVAVLREPQVHALIQQQINAGGKMLRSGLMLMLARLGNPDNDDLITAGAAIEALHLATLVHDDVLDHADLRRGSDTVSAKSGNREAIYAGDFLFAIYFQLLSEQNPATTDLATNARVMKHIFMGEVDQNGPSAPLIPSVSEYLKAIAGKTAALFALATYTGATIGQLDFTEKKAAYRFGRQLGMAFQMIDDLLDYTQTTATLNKPVLEDLHNGIVTLPLIYAYQNVPEQLAPLVGTAAKIAANSDRIAAIVSEHGLPQARQLATRYTDKAINALAPLPDARIKQELRKLTQQLLRRDH, encoded by the coding sequence ATGATTCATCCACTGTGGCACCGATTCCCCATGGTCTATCAACAACTCGAACAGATTCAGCAACGGCTTGAACACGTCGCTGTTTTGCGTGAGCCGCAAGTCCACGCATTGATCCAGCAACAGATCAACGCTGGCGGCAAAATGCTACGCAGCGGGCTAATGCTTATGCTAGCGCGTTTAGGCAACCCTGACAACGACGATCTCATAACCGCTGGCGCTGCGATTGAGGCCTTACATCTCGCGACCTTGGTTCACGATGATGTACTTGACCACGCCGACCTGCGCCGCGGTTCCGATACCGTCTCAGCCAAATCAGGCAATCGTGAGGCAATCTATGCTGGCGATTTCCTCTTTGCCATCTATTTTCAATTATTAAGCGAACAAAATCCAGCAACAACCGATTTAGCGACCAATGCGCGCGTCATGAAGCACATCTTTATGGGAGAAGTTGACCAAAATGGTCCCAGCGCGCCACTCATTCCAAGTGTTTCCGAATACTTGAAAGCCATCGCCGGCAAAACGGCAGCACTTTTTGCTTTGGCAACTTACACTGGTGCGACGATCGGCCAACTAGACTTTACTGAAAAAAAAGCCGCATATCGTTTTGGCCGCCAACTAGGCATGGCCTTTCAGATGATTGATGACTTGTTGGATTACACCCAAACAACTGCTACGCTGAATAAACCGGTGCTCGAAGATTTACATAACGGCATTGTCACACTTCCGTTAATTTATGCCTATCAAAACGTCCCCGAACAACTCGCCCCACTGGTCGGGACCGCAGCAAAAATCGCTGCCAACAGCGACCGAATTGCGGCAATTGTCAGTGAACACGGCTTGCCCCAAGCCCGTCAACTCGCCACTCGCTACACTGATAAGGCTATCAACGCCCTCGCGCCATTGCCTGATGCGCGCATTAAGCAAGAACTACGCAAGCTCACTCAGCAATTATTGCGACGAGATCATTGA
- a CDS encoding acetate kinase translates to MAKVLSINAGSSSLKWKLFEMPSEHQLAEGATDILKQSTVKIKYGTDQVYESATPICNYRDAVANLLSNLQTLGLVQNLDEITGIGHRVVAGGELFSAPIVIDDRVLAQIRALRDYAPLHNPVEADCIAIFRKMMPWALEVAVFDTAFHQTMKPVNYLYSIPYEYYQKYGVRKYGAHGTSVRYVSAHAAKMLRKPLAQMRMIVMHLGAGSSITAIQNGQSVDTSMGFTPLSGVTMGTRSGDVDVSLIGYLMKKLAITDVDQMIDILNTESGLRGISGISHDVRDLEAAAPTNPRAKLALDIFVNRIVKYVGAYAALMDGVDVLVFTAGIGEHSSDIRARVMQSLDYLGARIDASLNTQIHDNAGDITAADSKVKTLVIPTNEELMIVRDVMSLSQAVAQAE, encoded by the coding sequence ATGGCAAAAGTTCTCTCCATCAACGCTGGCAGCTCCTCACTCAAATGGAAGCTGTTCGAGATGCCAAGTGAGCACCAGCTTGCAGAAGGCGCGACTGACATCCTGAAACAATCAACCGTCAAGATCAAGTATGGTACTGATCAAGTTTACGAAAGCGCTACCCCAATTTGCAATTATCGTGACGCTGTTGCCAACCTGCTCTCTAACCTGCAAACACTCGGACTCGTTCAAAATTTGGATGAAATTACCGGCATTGGCCATCGCGTGGTAGCTGGCGGGGAATTATTTTCCGCCCCAATTGTCATTGATGATCGTGTTCTGGCGCAGATTCGTGCTCTGCGTGATTATGCTCCGCTCCACAATCCGGTTGAAGCCGACTGTATCGCCATCTTTCGCAAAATGATGCCTTGGGCACTTGAAGTCGCAGTATTTGATACCGCATTTCATCAAACCATGAAACCAGTCAATTATCTTTACAGTATTCCGTATGAGTATTATCAAAAGTATGGTGTCCGTAAATACGGTGCGCATGGAACCAGCGTTCGCTATGTGAGTGCTCACGCCGCCAAAATGCTTCGCAAACCATTGGCACAAATGCGAATGATTGTGATGCATCTTGGGGCGGGTTCAAGCATCACGGCCATCCAAAACGGGCAATCGGTTGACACATCGATGGGCTTTACCCCTTTGTCCGGTGTCACGATGGGCACGCGTTCAGGCGATGTTGATGTGTCACTCATCGGCTATCTGATGAAGAAACTTGCCATCACCGATGTCGATCAAATGATTGATATCTTAAACACAGAGTCAGGCTTACGCGGGATCTCCGGCATTAGTCATGATGTTCGCGACCTTGAAGCCGCTGCGCCGACTAACCCGCGAGCCAAACTGGCGCTTGATATCTTTGTGAACCGCATTGTTAAATATGTCGGTGCTTATGCCGCCTTGATGGACGGTGTCGATGTCCTAGTCTTCACAGCTGGCATCGGCGAACACAGCAGTGACATTCGGGCACGCGTCATGCAATCTTTAGATTATCTCGGCGCGCGGATTGATGCGAGCTTAAACACTCAAATCCACGATAACGCAGGTGACATTACTGCAGCTGATTCAAAGGTCAAAACACTGGTCATCCCCACAAATGAAGAATTGATGATCGTCCGCGACGTTATGTCCTTAAGCCAAGCAGTGGCGCAAGCGGAATAG
- a CDS encoding ISL3 family transposase, whose amino-acid sequence MSQYDPTLSVLGIPDHNIKVAFVRHEYRGNGVRRRQYHVIDAELTYRLTRCPLCGFEALHPNGFYTAHVRVLNGVEMPTVIDLHKQRWRCHNCYHTVSAKTPLVQPNHTIATHMTERIMKLAHERLPVKTIARIIGISASSVQRIIDQNLKLRPARRLPTRLCFDEFRSTHGMMSFICLDADSHRLIALLGDRFNRTIKNFFIAHYSLAERTRVQTVTMDMNAAYQTIIHEVFPKAQVVIDRFHIIQLAARALDQVRVQALKQLDDKHSRPYKIMKTNWRLFHQTAPDAKHKQFLFGLNEYVTQQETIDIALDTEPKLKQTYETYLALHDALMVKKHPTELANLLATYEPNGTAMDMTIATLKRHKVAVLAAVTSPYSNGPIEGVNRLIKSLKRSCFGFKNQLNFFKRIYQITA is encoded by the coding sequence ATGTCCCAATACGATCCTACACTGTCCGTCCTTGGAATACCAGACCATAATATCAAAGTTGCCTTTGTTCGTCATGAATATCGCGGCAACGGGGTACGTCGCCGCCAGTATCATGTGATTGATGCCGAGCTGACTTACCGGTTAACCCGGTGCCCACTGTGTGGCTTTGAGGCCTTGCACCCTAACGGGTTTTATACGGCCCACGTGCGCGTCCTCAATGGGGTTGAAATGCCGACAGTCATTGACTTGCACAAGCAACGATGGCGCTGTCATAACTGTTACCACACAGTCAGTGCCAAGACGCCACTCGTGCAACCCAACCACACGATCGCCACTCACATGACAGAGCGAATCATGAAGTTAGCGCATGAACGGTTGCCAGTCAAAACCATCGCCCGTATTATCGGAATCTCAGCTTCCTCGGTTCAACGGATCATTGACCAAAATCTCAAACTCCGACCGGCTCGCCGGCTGCCCACGCGACTCTGCTTTGATGAGTTCCGTTCTACTCATGGCATGATGTCGTTTATCTGTCTTGATGCCGATTCACATCGTCTGATTGCCTTGCTTGGTGATCGATTCAACCGCACGATTAAAAACTTCTTCATCGCTCATTATTCACTCGCTGAACGCACTCGGGTCCAGACGGTCACCATGGACATGAATGCAGCTTATCAGACGATTATTCATGAGGTTTTCCCCAAGGCCCAAGTCGTCATTGATCGGTTCCATATCATTCAACTTGCGGCTCGTGCCCTTGATCAGGTACGCGTCCAAGCGCTCAAACAGCTTGATGACAAACACAGCCGTCCTTATAAGATCATGAAGACAAACTGGCGGCTTTTTCATCAAACTGCGCCTGACGCTAAACACAAACAGTTCCTGTTTGGTTTGAATGAATACGTCACGCAACAGGAGACCATCGATATCGCACTTGATACTGAGCCCAAGCTCAAGCAAACCTACGAGACCTACTTAGCGCTTCATGATGCCTTGATGGTGAAGAAACATCCCACGGAACTGGCAAACCTGTTAGCTACTTACGAGCCAAACGGTACGGCAATGGACATGACGATCGCGACGCTTAAGCGACACAAAGTCGCTGTTCTCGCCGCTGTCACCAGCCCTTATTCCAACGGTCCGATCGAAGGGGTTAACCGCCTCATCAAGTCACTCAAACGATCCTGTTTTGGCTTCAAGAATCAGCTGAACTTCTTCAAACGAATCTACCAAATCACGGCATAA
- a CDS encoding ABC transporter ATP-binding protein: MLTVTGLTKRFGSATAVHDVSFTIQPGEILGLIGQNGAGKTTTFRMLLNLLQADHGNMTWNDQPLSLLSRETIGYLPEERGLYPKMTVVDQICFFGELHGMKRAAVMAVLDQWLDQFQVKGKPTDLVKDLSKGNQQKVQLIAAMIHNPQFIILDEPFSGLDPVNAGLLEAGIRRLRDAGSAIIYSSHDMGNVEAISDKVVMLKNGEVVLSGALNDIRDQFGQTRLYIQSPLTQEQLLSFPGVVGVAQRSRGFLVKLADPQAGHDIFTAATQQGYIPEFSQQAPSLDEIFRMKVEA; encoded by the coding sequence ATGCTCACTGTCACAGGCTTAACGAAACGATTTGGTTCAGCAACTGCTGTTCACGACGTTTCCTTCACGATCCAACCCGGTGAAATTCTTGGCTTGATCGGTCAAAACGGCGCTGGTAAAACGACCACTTTTCGCATGCTACTCAATTTGCTTCAAGCTGATCACGGTAATATGACTTGGAACGATCAACCGCTATCTTTGCTCAGCCGTGAGACGATTGGTTATCTCCCCGAAGAACGCGGTCTTTATCCCAAAATGACCGTTGTTGATCAGATTTGTTTTTTCGGAGAATTACATGGCATGAAACGCGCTGCGGTGATGGCTGTTCTGGATCAATGGCTGGATCAATTTCAGGTCAAAGGTAAGCCAACCGATTTGGTCAAGGATCTCTCTAAAGGTAATCAGCAAAAAGTGCAACTCATTGCGGCCATGATTCACAACCCGCAGTTCATCATTTTAGATGAGCCCTTTTCAGGCTTAGATCCGGTGAATGCTGGCTTGCTTGAAGCTGGTATTCGGCGATTGCGGGATGCTGGAAGTGCCATTATTTATTCTAGCCACGACATGGGCAATGTTGAGGCTATTTCCGATAAAGTGGTGATGTTGAAAAATGGCGAAGTCGTTTTATCAGGTGCCCTCAATGATATTCGCGATCAATTCGGCCAAACTCGCCTCTACATTCAATCTCCTCTCACCCAAGAACAATTGCTATCCTTCCCCGGCGTGGTCGGTGTCGCCCAACGCTCCCGAGGGTTTCTCGTTAAATTGGCTGATCCTCAAGCCGGTCATGACATTTTCACAGCGGCCACCCAACAAGGTTATATTCCTGAATTCAGTCAGCAAGCACCTTCCTTAGATGAAATCTTCCGAATGAAAGTTGAGGCCTAA
- a CDS encoding ABC transporter permease, whose product MKKMDVIFRQVFFKNLKSKTWLWIVLGPLVLAAVFGGVFWLMNQTNQTSKIGVVTSSPALTSTLKASSDADQRYISYSSTAAAKRAMADEDLDGVLTISTQPTTHASLIERTDGNGVNQTQLQSVLAQAHTKEVATQLKLSTTQLQSLFATPQLATSSVSVDKGKLVSRSAKTQKSGAMVGFILGMLIYTFVIRYASMMAQEIGTEKGSRIEESILTAITPQAQFFGKLLGILALMAVQMAIYGVVTLAGGLLLQRLPKNPLSSLMTNIDLSGISLNMLIFSLAFFFVGTLTYTVLAALTGSLVANQEQIGQATTPIVMLGMLGYFGALIVAGGTSPILNIASYIPFLSTMMMPVRLGAGQVTAVAGWSALGINLVFLILFTWLTVKFYQTNVLSYSDGGMLKAFNRSWQLQRAARKPKPVKS is encoded by the coding sequence ATGAAAAAAATGGATGTGATTTTCCGCCAAGTCTTCTTCAAGAATCTTAAAAGTAAAACCTGGTTGTGGATCGTGCTCGGTCCGTTGGTGCTGGCCGCTGTTTTCGGCGGGGTTTTTTGGCTGATGAATCAAACTAATCAAACTAGCAAAATCGGTGTCGTGACGTCCAGCCCGGCATTGACCAGCACGCTGAAAGCAAGCAGTGATGCTGATCAACGCTACATCAGCTATTCGTCAACGGCAGCGGCCAAGCGCGCGATGGCTGATGAAGATCTTGATGGGGTCTTGACCATCAGTACGCAACCAACCACCCATGCCAGCCTCATTGAACGAACTGATGGCAATGGTGTCAACCAAACCCAACTGCAAAGCGTCTTAGCACAGGCACATACTAAAGAAGTTGCGACTCAGTTGAAATTATCGACCACGCAACTGCAAAGTCTTTTCGCGACACCCCAGCTGGCCACCAGCAGTGTCTCCGTTGATAAAGGAAAACTTGTCAGCCGGTCTGCCAAAACTCAAAAATCAGGCGCTATGGTCGGGTTTATTCTCGGCATGCTGATATATACCTTTGTCATTCGCTACGCTTCCATGATGGCACAGGAAATCGGCACTGAAAAAGGCTCCCGCATTGAGGAATCCATCCTCACTGCCATCACGCCGCAAGCACAGTTTTTTGGTAAACTGCTGGGTATTTTAGCCTTGATGGCCGTCCAAATGGCGATCTACGGCGTTGTGACGCTTGCCGGTGGTCTCTTACTGCAACGTTTACCGAAGAATCCGCTATCCAGTTTGATGACGAACATTGATCTCAGCGGTATCAGCTTAAATATGCTGATTTTCAGTCTCGCTTTCTTTTTTGTCGGCACGCTCACTTACACCGTTTTAGCTGCTTTAACTGGCTCATTGGTTGCTAATCAAGAACAAATCGGCCAAGCCACGACCCCAATCGTTATGCTGGGAATGCTAGGCTATTTCGGCGCTTTGATTGTTGCTGGCGGAACCTCACCGATCCTTAACATCGCCAGCTACATCCCCTTCCTATCGACCATGATGATGCCGGTTCGCCTAGGCGCAGGACAGGTCACTGCTGTTGCCGGGTGGTCAGCATTAGGCATCAATCTCGTTTTCCTAATCTTATTCACTTGGCTCACCGTCAAATTTTACCAGACCAATGTGTTAAGCTATTCAGATGGCGGCATGTTGAAAGCTTTCAACCGCTCATGGCAACTACAACGCGCCGCCCGCAAACCTAAACCTGTTAAATCATGA